One window of Bacillus sp. THAF10 genomic DNA carries:
- a CDS encoding glutaredoxin family protein, which produces MILTFYTKVDCPLCDKAKRKLQELQQDLNFTIEEKDIYQDDALLEKYQLMIPVVEHEGEMLAYGQVVKEEVRKRLLEKIR; this is translated from the coding sequence ATGATTCTTACGTTCTACACGAAAGTGGATTGTCCACTGTGTGATAAAGCAAAACGAAAATTACAAGAACTGCAACAGGACCTGAATTTTACAATAGAAGAAAAAGATATCTATCAGGATGACGCGCTTCTTGAAAAATATCAACTGATGATTCCGGTGGTCGAGCATGAAGGAGAAATGCTTGCATATGGGCAAGTCGTGAAAGAAGAAGTAAGAAAGCGTTTACTTGAAAAAATCCGCTAA
- a CDS encoding sugar-binding transcriptional regulator → MKQIIEVQKKLLPDLLSIMQKRYEILRYIRLMQPIGRRSLSGSLGLSERVLRSEVDFLKAQNLILMSVAGMTLTNEGQYLIKDLEEIMKEVSGLKLLEAGIEEKLGIQQVVVVPGDSDQSPWVKKELGRACVSTMRARFQHHNIIAVAGGTTVSSVAEMMKPDTKNRNLLFVPARGGLGEKVQNQANTICATMAEKASGNYRLLHIPDSLSHESYQTMIEEPSIKEVISLIKNSSMVIHGIGDAKTMAERRKTAPENMRMIESAHAVAEAFGYYFNEAGEVVHKVQTVGMQLADLEKIESVIAVAGGASKAKAIQAYLKKAPQTILITDEGAAKELIRE, encoded by the coding sequence ATGAAGCAAATCATTGAAGTACAGAAGAAATTATTACCTGACCTTCTTTCCATTATGCAAAAACGATACGAAATCCTGCGTTACATAAGGTTGATGCAGCCGATTGGAAGAAGAAGCTTATCAGGTAGTCTGGGACTTAGTGAGCGTGTGCTACGTAGTGAGGTTGATTTTCTCAAAGCTCAAAACCTTATTCTTATGAGTGTTGCTGGCATGACGTTAACGAATGAAGGCCAGTATCTCATTAAGGACCTAGAGGAAATTATGAAAGAAGTTTCCGGTTTAAAGCTACTTGAAGCGGGAATAGAAGAAAAGTTAGGGATACAACAAGTGGTTGTCGTTCCTGGTGACAGTGACCAGTCTCCTTGGGTAAAAAAGGAGCTTGGACGTGCATGTGTCAGTACGATGCGAGCACGATTCCAACACCACAACATCATCGCAGTGGCAGGTGGAACGACCGTTTCATCGGTTGCCGAAATGATGAAGCCGGATACGAAAAATCGCAACCTGTTATTTGTCCCGGCTCGTGGAGGCCTTGGAGAAAAAGTACAAAACCAGGCGAACACGATCTGTGCCACAATGGCAGAAAAAGCATCTGGAAACTACCGGCTGCTGCATATTCCGGACTCCTTAAGTCATGAATCCTACCAGACGATGATTGAAGAACCGTCTATAAAAGAAGTGATTTCACTCATCAAAAATTCTAGTATGGTTATTCATGGAATTGGAGACGCTAAAACAATGGCAGAGCGCCGTAAAACAGCTCCGGAAAATATGCGCATGATAGAAAGTGCACACGCAGTCGCAGAAGCATTTGGGTACTATTTTAATGAAGCAGGAGAAGTGGTACACAAAGTGCAAACAGTAGGAATGCAGCTAGCTGATTTGGAAAAGATAGAAAGTGTTATCGCCGTTGCCGGTGGCGCATCCAAAGCAAAGGCAATTCAGGCCTACCTAAAGAAAGCTCCTCAAACCATCCTTATCACGGACGAAGGAGCAGCAAAAGAGTTAATTAGGGAGTAA
- a CDS encoding sortase yields MLNKTIINIIMLSSLFLAMGCEAGFIDTGLEKEQRTKEETTIASEEQQGAIDLKNEFVQLKQKEKEQELGIVPANLRIPAIKVEASVMKVGLLDNGQMGVPDNEEDVAWFEPGTKPGNTGNAVLAAHVDSREGPAVFWDLKKMEPGQEVFVTDEDGTELTFVVKRVERYPRDEAPIKEIFGNANSKNLNLITCTGTFDRANGGHEERLVVYTELKEDKVPENIEKPSSPTNVVVHDGYVTFHAVREVDIVGYRVYRAGEDGAFDLVTSISSHQRKSYTDSEARNYTYYVTAINKQGGESEPSEITKYRD; encoded by the coding sequence ATGCTAAATAAAACAATCATAAATATCATAATGTTAAGTTCCTTGTTTCTTGCGATGGGCTGTGAAGCGGGCTTTATTGATACTGGTTTAGAAAAAGAGCAGCGAACAAAAGAGGAAACCACGATCGCTTCTGAAGAACAACAAGGGGCGATTGACCTGAAAAATGAATTTGTCCAACTAAAGCAAAAGGAAAAAGAACAGGAGCTTGGTATTGTTCCTGCCAACTTGCGCATCCCGGCGATTAAGGTAGAAGCGTCCGTCATGAAGGTTGGCCTTTTAGATAATGGCCAAATGGGTGTCCCGGATAATGAAGAGGATGTTGCTTGGTTTGAGCCGGGGACAAAGCCTGGTAACACAGGAAATGCGGTGCTTGCTGCACATGTCGACTCACGCGAAGGTCCTGCGGTTTTTTGGGACTTGAAAAAAATGGAGCCAGGTCAAGAGGTTTTTGTCACGGATGAAGATGGTACCGAGCTGACTTTTGTTGTGAAAAGAGTCGAGCGATACCCTCGAGATGAAGCGCCTATTAAAGAAATTTTCGGAAATGCTAACAGCAAAAACCTCAACCTGATTACCTGTACTGGCACCTTCGACAGAGCCAATGGGGGTCATGAAGAAAGGCTTGTCGTTTATACGGAGCTGAAGGAAGATAAGGTACCAGAGAACATAGAAAAACCATCCTCCCCGACCAATGTTGTGGTTCATGATGGGTATGTTACCTTTCATGCTGTCAGAGAAGTGGATATTGTCGGATATCGCGTGTACCGAGCTGGAGAGGACGGAGCGTTTGACCTTGTCACAAGCATTTCTTCTCATCAACGAAAGAGTTACACAGACAGTGAGGCTCGTAACTATACCTACTATGTAACGGCAATCAATAAACAGGGCGGAGAGTCCGAGCCCTCAGAAATAACTAAATATCGGGACTGA
- the rpoN gene encoding RNA polymerase factor sigma-54: protein MRQSVGLFQEQTLKLAMTQELKQAIALLQYSQLELVEFLKEQSMENPLIELTEPTTIRELASSRVQRLKPKKNGTTTKQTFSIENFSKYGQTLHQYMEQQLLESGLSKDDQQSLKRIIPYIDPNGYIKEEGTVIAQQLKWEKEKVEHALDTIKTMEPAGIGASNLQECLLLQLQRLPLRNETAEQMIKEDFKLFAEKAWKTLVRKYGISLKEIQSIHDEVVKLDPRPGNKYETIERPKYITPDLLVQRHQNEFVVSLNEEMVPHLSINKEYEATLKEQRELESYLQEKLQQCQWIVKSMEHRKHTLVKVMEEIVTAQQTFFFNGPSFLKPLTLKDIATRLEIHESTVSRATKDKYVQTPYGLFELKHFFSQALAGQYEEETSTKQVQQLVEELVKKEDKKKPLSDQQLTNLLQKEYSIAISRRTVAKYRDILNIPSSSMRKRYE, encoded by the coding sequence ATGAGGCAGTCTGTAGGTTTATTTCAGGAGCAGACGTTGAAGCTTGCGATGACACAGGAGCTCAAACAAGCGATCGCGTTATTGCAATATTCACAGCTTGAGCTTGTGGAGTTTTTAAAAGAGCAATCCATGGAGAATCCGCTAATCGAGCTAACGGAGCCGACAACGATACGTGAGCTTGCCTCCTCCCGAGTACAGCGTTTAAAGCCCAAAAAAAATGGAACTACCACCAAACAAACATTTTCTATAGAAAATTTCAGTAAGTACGGGCAAACCTTACATCAATATATGGAACAGCAGCTATTAGAAAGCGGCCTCTCAAAAGATGACCAGCAATCTTTGAAAAGAATTATTCCATACATTGATCCCAATGGATATATAAAAGAAGAAGGAACCGTGATTGCGCAACAGTTGAAATGGGAGAAAGAAAAGGTAGAACACGCACTGGATACTATTAAAACGATGGAGCCTGCCGGAATAGGAGCTTCCAATCTCCAGGAATGTCTGCTCTTACAATTACAACGGTTGCCTCTACGAAATGAAACCGCTGAACAGATGATAAAGGAAGACTTTAAACTTTTTGCCGAAAAAGCCTGGAAAACGCTTGTGAGAAAATACGGTATTAGCTTAAAGGAAATACAAAGTATTCATGATGAAGTAGTAAAGCTAGATCCGAGGCCAGGTAACAAATATGAAACGATTGAACGGCCAAAATATATTACTCCGGATTTATTAGTGCAACGACACCAAAACGAGTTTGTTGTTTCCTTAAATGAAGAAATGGTTCCTCATCTTTCCATTAACAAGGAGTATGAGGCTACATTGAAGGAACAAAGGGAGCTGGAAAGCTATTTGCAGGAAAAGCTCCAGCAGTGCCAATGGATTGTCAAAAGCATGGAGCATCGAAAGCATACACTAGTCAAAGTGATGGAAGAGATTGTTACAGCACAACAGACTTTCTTTTTTAATGGACCGTCATTTTTGAAACCGCTCACATTAAAGGATATCGCAACTCGTCTAGAGATTCACGAATCAACAGTAAGCAGAGCAACCAAAGACAAATATGTCCAAACACCATATGGACTTTTTGAATTAAAGCACTTTTTTAGCCAAGCCTTGGCAGGTCAATACGAGGAAGAAACCTCCACAAAGCAGGTGCAGCAGCTAGTGGAGGAACTGGTGAAAAAAGAAGACAAGAAAAAGCCGCTATCCGATCAGCAGCTGACAAATCTTCTCCAAAAAGAGTATAGTATAGCTATCTCTAGGAGAACGGTAGCGAAATATCGTGATATCTTGAATATTCCAAGCTCTTCTATGAGAAAACGTTATGAATAA